The sequence AGTGCCTTAGCTGCTTTTATTTTATCTTTTGATGAGTTCCCAAATTTTTCCAAAACATTTTTAATGGCTTCTCTTTCAAGATCTGCTAGAGTTTTTATCCCTTTACTTTTAAAATTATTAACAAGTTTTGGAGGAAGATGTTTCTCTGAAATTATATTTTCTCTTTCATCAATAACATTTATTATATATTCTATAATATTTTTTAATTCTCTTATATTTCCTGGCCAGCTATATGAAGTAAAAATATTAATTACTCCCTCTGATATTCTCTTTGATGGAATATTAAAAAGGTGAGAATATTTTTCAACAAAATAAACTGCAAGCTCTTCAATATCTTTTTGTCTTTCACGAAGAGGAGGAATATATATTGGAAAAACATTAAGTCTATAATATAAATCTTCTCTGAATTTATTTTCAGCTACAAGTTCTTCTAAATTTTTATTTGTTGCAGCAATAATTCTTATATCTATTTTTTTTATTTTATTTGAACCTATAGGAGTGATTGTTTTTTCCTGAAGCACTCTTAAAAGCTTTACTTGAAGAGAAAGAGGCATATCTCCTATTTCATCAAGAAAAATTGTTCCTCCATCAGCTTGTTCAAAAAAGCCTATTTTTCCTTGTGGATTTGCTCCAGTAAAAGCTCCTTTCACATATCCAAAAAATTCACTTTCTATAAGAGATTCTGGTATTGCTCCACAATTTACAGGAATAAAAGGCCCACTTGCTCTATTACTATTCATATGAATTAATTTTGCAACTACTTCCTTTCCTGTTCCGCTTTCTCCTGTAATCAGAGTCGTTGTTGTTGTTTTCGCAACTTTTTGTATTTTTAGATAAACATTCTGCATCTGAGGAGAGGTAAATATAAAATCTTTAGCAAAATTACTATTAAATTGTTGAATATATTCTCTGAATTTTTCTGCTTCTTGAAAAATATAAAGAGTTCTGAATCTTCCCATATTTGTTGGAAAATCTATTATATCTCCAACCACTTCATGAGTTATGTCATTACATGTCAGAAAAAATTCTTTTTTATCAAAAATATCCGAGATTCCTGCTGTCTTAACATTCATTTCAGGAATATATTTTCCAAAAAGAAATGTTCCTGTTTCATTTATAAGTTCAACTTTATTATGTTCATTTGTAATTATTATTCCATTTGGAATTCTATCAACAACATTAAGAAGAACCTTATTATTATTTTCTATCATTATTTTTTCATTTTCTTGATATACTCTAGAACTTATAAATGCTGCCATTTGTTCCAGAAAGCCTATATAATAATTTTTTTTCATCAAAAAATTATTTTTTTGACTTTCTTCAAAACATATGAGACCTATTACTCCTATTGTATCTGAATTAAAAGTAATAGGAACTGAAACCTCAAGAATTTCTCTGCATTTTTCCTTTGAAACACATTTTAAACAAGCTTCATTTTCTCTTGGATTAACTATCACTATTGTTTTTCCTGTTTTTAAAACTTTTTTATAAATACCTGCTTCCTTTTCCATATTCATTCCAACTTTATTTTTAAGCTCTCCTGTTCCAGCTATTCTTATAAAGTCTTTATCCATTACTTCTACATGTATATTTATTATTTGAGAAATTGTTTCTGCATATTTTTGAATATCATTTTTTATTTGAAAAAGTAAATCCATATATTCTCCTCTTTTAATTTTTATTAATTTGCAATATAATTATACTTCATTTTCTCAAAATGAGAAAGAAAAATAAAAAAAATTATAAAAATCTTTTATTTTCAAGACTTTTTATTCTTTTTCGCAATTTGAGATACATTTCTCAAATTGCGAAAAAATAAGGAAATTTTTTAAAAAAAACAGAACTAAAAAAAATCAAACAAGATGAAAATAAAACAAAAACATTTTTTTTGCAGTTGGTATGTTTTTTGCTTTATATAATTGTGAATAATAAAAATTCAGGAGGAAAATATTAAGATGGAATTATTAAAATGGGTACACAATACAAAAAGCAGAGATTCTCAGTATAAAAAATCTGAACTTATAGGATTTGATGCACAAAGCATGCACGATGTTTATGAGTTTCATAAAAGTCTGCCTAATTACAAAGCTACACCACTTGTTGACTTAAAAAATCTTGCTGCTCATTATGGAGTTAAAAAAGTATGGCTTAAAGATGAATCTAAAAGATTTGGACTAAATGCATTTAAAGTTCTTGGTGGTTCTTATGCAATAGGAAAATATTTAAGCAAAAGACTTGGAAAAAATATAAATGAACTTCCTTATAATGTTTTAATTTCTGATGAAGTTAAAAAACAACTTGGAGATGTTACTTTTGTTACTGCAACAGATGGTAACCACGGAAGAGGAGTTGCTTGGATGGCTAACAGATTAAAACAAAAATCTGTAGTTTATATGCCAAAAGGTTCTGCAAAAATGAGATTTGATGCAATAGCAAGAGAAGGAGCAGATGTTACTATTACTGATCTTAACTATGACGATGCTGTAAGACTTGCAAATAAAGGTGCTGAAGATTATGGTTGGATAATGGTACAAGATACAGCTTGGGATGGATATGAAGAATTCCTTTATGGATTATGCAAGGATATTCTACAATCATTAATGAAGTTATTGAACAATTAAAAGAAATGGGAGACGAAAAACCAACTCATGTATTCTTACAAGCTGGTGTAGGATCTTTTGCTGGAGCTGTTCAAGGATATCTTGCTCATCTTTATGGAGATGACAGACCTATAACTGTTATCTGTGAACCTCACGGAGCAAACTGTATTTATAAATCAATGGCTGCAAATGATGGAAATCCTCATAATGTAGGAG is a genomic window of Fusobacterium perfoetens containing:
- a CDS encoding sigma 54-interacting transcriptional regulator, translated to MDLLFQIKNDIQKYAETISQIINIHVEVMDKDFIRIAGTGELKNKVGMNMEKEAGIYKKVLKTGKTIVIVNPRENEACLKCVSKEKCREILEVSVPITFNSDTIGVIGLICFEESQKNNFLMKKNYYIGFLEQMAAFISSRVYQENEKIMIENNNKVLLNVVDRIPNGIIITNEHNKVELINETGTFLFGKYIPEMNVKTAGISDIFDKKEFFLTCNDITHEVVGDIIDFPTNMGRFRTLYIFQEAEKFREYIQQFNSNFAKDFIFTSPQMQNVYLKIQKVAKTTTTTLITGESGTGKEVVAKLIHMNSNRASGPFIPVNCGAIPESLIESEFFGYVKGAFTGANPQGKIGFFEQADGGTIFLDEIGDMPLSLQVKLLRVLQEKTITPIGSNKIKKIDIRIIAATNKNLEELVAENKFREDLYYRLNVFPIYIPPLRERQKDIEELAVYFVEKYSHLFNIPSKRISEGVINIFTSYSWPGNIRELKNIIEYIINVIDERENIISEKHLPPKLVNNFKSKGIKTLADLEREAIKNVLEKFGNSSKDKIKAAKALDISLATLYRKIKQYNLEN